In Mytilus edulis chromosome 7, xbMytEdul2.2, whole genome shotgun sequence, a single genomic region encodes these proteins:
- the LOC139483254 gene encoding uncharacterized protein, translated as MSNILKVSFKDKPSARRQRYRQYSPTTLSNALQKVIANEISAYKASVIYGVPITTLIDRVKGRVDPETMKSGPPPLFSLEQEAHLVNHIKKMSHLGYGYTRVEVTALASDYAVSIRLKDKTDKQLSLQWFRSFMDRWPDLKLQKPRALSISRAKGASKEVIDSYFDELENILNKYDLKNKPHCIYNIDEKGITPEHTPPKVVADVEINASAVTSERDKTTTIIADGNAIGTQIPPFLVFAGQRMRQELIQGCTRGTTGDVSPTG; from the exons ATGTCAAATATCTTAAAAGTCTCTTTTAAAGAC AAACCTAGTGCCAGAAGGCAAAGATACAGGCAATATTCACCAACAACATTGAGCAATGCCTTGCAAAAGGTTATTGCAAATGAGATTTCTGCCTATAAGGCTTCAGTTATTTATGGAGTGCCAATTACTACCTTGATAGACAGAGTTAAAGGCAGG GTGGACCCTGAAACCATGAAATCTGGCCCACCACCACTCTTTTCCCTTGAACAAGAGGCTCATTTGGTAAACCACATTAAAAAAATGAGCCACCTGGGATACGGCTATACACGTGTGGAAGTAACAGCTCTAGCTTCTGATTATGCTGTTAGCATTAGATTAAAGGACAAAACTGACAAACAACTTTCACTTCAGTGGTTTAGATCATTTATGGATAGGTGGCCTGATTTGAAGTTACAGAAGCCACGTGCTTTGTCAATATCTAGGGCCAAAGGGGCTTCTAAGGAAGTGATTGATTCATATTTTGATGAGTTAGagaatatattaaataaatatgaCCTAAAGAACAAGCCACATTGTATATATAACATTGATGAAAAGGGTATTACACCGGAACATACTCCTCCAAAGGTAGTTGCTGATGTTGAGATAAATGCATCAGCTGTCACCTCAGAGAGAGACAAAACTACAACCATCATAGCTGATGGCAATGCTATTGGTACCCAAATACCACCTTTTCTTGTCTTTGCTGGCCAGCGCATGAGGCAGGAACTAATTCAGGGCTGTACACGTGGAACCACTGGTGATGTTAGCCCTACCGGATGA